Proteins encoded within one genomic window of Desulfuromonas acetoxidans DSM 684:
- a CDS encoding 4Fe-4S dicluster domain-containing protein, with amino-acid sequence MATNGLLINYQYCTGCHSCEVACKNALKLPRGKSGIKLLENGPWEVTPEKFEWDYIPVPTQLCNLCADRVEEGKKPSCVHHCLAQCIEYGSAEELAARAAELGEKTAIFFP; translated from the coding sequence ATGGCAACAAACGGATTGCTGATCAATTACCAATACTGTACAGGCTGTCACAGTTGCGAAGTGGCTTGTAAAAATGCCCTTAAACTCCCTCGTGGGAAGTCGGGGATCAAATTACTTGAGAACGGCCCATGGGAAGTGACGCCCGAGAAATTTGAATGGGATTACATCCCGGTTCCGACCCAGCTGTGCAACCTCTGCGCTGATCGCGTGGAGGAAGGGAAAAAGCCGTCATGTGTCCATCATTGTCTGGCTCAATGTATCGAATATGGCAGTGCTGAGGAACTCGCGGCCAGAGCTGCCGAGCTTGGCGAAAAAACAGCTATTTTCTTTCC